Below is a genomic region from Anabas testudineus chromosome 13, fAnaTes1.2, whole genome shotgun sequence.
TGATTTTTTGCATCAACATCTAACCTTTGTGACAAGGAAATGGACAAAGTATCAGTATTAGTCACAAATTGTAAACCAGCTGCATGTATATATGTTGATATTGatggagaaaatgtttaattgacATTCACAGATGCTGATGACATAACGAGCAAACATCCAATTTCAAATTTTACTCATTAAATTTAGCTATAGATACTAGTTCGAATTAGCTGGGATCAACGTGCAGTGCGATTGGACAATGGGCCTGTCCAATGAAACATTATGTATAGTGAGCGTTAAAACCCAACACCCTAAAAGCTGTCAGGTAAATTCAATTGTTGTTGCATTGAAAGTGGTTTGACTGAGCTCTGTTATTTTTGTACAATCTCACAGATGGATATggtaaatattatatttaaaataaattgaatcaTCTTTTGCTTTTGAAAAAGGACATTTGCCTTTCCTAACCTTGAGATTTTGCTATGTCATTACAGAATGATTCAATCCAAATAACAGAATTTATTATTGGTGGTTTGGACACAACCAAGAGTCCTTTTCTAGTTGGGATGGTTGTATTGATTATCTATGTTGTAGGTATTCTGGCAAATCTAGTAAACATTCTCGTCATTATTTATGACAAGAGATTACACAAACCAATGTATCTTCTCATTTGTAACCTTGCTGTTGTTGATATCATGTTCACTTCCAGTGCCAGTCCAACAATTATTAGGGTTCTAGTTGCGAGTGTTAAAACTATATCCTATGTGCCGTGCTTAATTCAAATGTTTGTATTCCAGTTAGGATGGGTGATGGAGATGTTTGCTTTAGCAGTTATGGCATTTGATCGACTGATTGCTGTTAGTCGTCCTTTTCATTATCACAGTTATTTAACAAACTCACGTACTCTTGTCCTGACATATATCCTGTGGATTGTTGCCTGTGGTTTTGTGACTATTTTTCCTGCAACAGTGATTCCTCTCCCTCACTGTTATACTGTGCTGAAGTATGCCTACTGTGACTATGCTGCTGTAATACGAACCACTTGTGTCGACCCAAACTACTATTTCAATATGGTTGCAatcatattattttttcttttgttcttcacTTTCGGTTTCATTTCCCTGTCCTATGTTGGGATCATATTTTTTGTGAAGTTATCCTcaaataatgagaaaaagaaaattggcAGCACTTGTTTGAGCCACTTGATTGTAGtaacatgttattattttccagtttttgttCTAGTTGTCTTGACCAGATTAGGTCTAGTCTTAACTCTTGAGGCACGTAATGGCTTAATGATCGGGTCCATCCTCGGCCCATCTCTTGTAAATCCTTTCGTGTACTGTCTtagaacaaaagaaattaaaaacaggattttccaaatgtttaaaagtgtatccttctcaaaataaaaaggcagaatATATTAATCTATGTATTTTATCACACCACGACAGGAGCCTATTTTGATTGTTTGCGCTAAAATCCTGTATGTTAGAGGTTTCTTGATATCCCAAACCTAAATAAGTAAAtcgatttttttttctaaagacaTGTTTTTGTAGCCAATCAGAATTTCTGCTTGATTACTAAGTTTTGCAGCATTCTTGTTATTGTCCTTTTGACTCATGGTTTCATGCTACCTTGTATATTTGTAACTTTAAATTAAGCCTAACTTTTCAATCTAATTGTACTTTTGAATACTGTACTGTTGAAATGAAGTTTAGAGTTAGATGCCTAGAACAGCCAATAGAGCACTAATCTGGACTACAGCAGGCCAGTCAAACTAATGTACTCTGTGTTTACCAAGCCTTAATGTTGTGGCCCATGCTGTTACTGTCTTGCTGAAATATCCATTAAATTCCTGGTGATAGACAATTATTTGATGGTAGAATATGTCTCTCTTAAATCTCGATATACATCTTCATTTTGATGGTACCTTGGCATGGGCACTGAGGCACACACTAACCATCACAGATGTTGGCTTTTGCACTTTGAATggtattttttgtcttttgcacaAAGAGTCTGATCCATTTTTCTAAAATCAAGCTGAAACGTGGACTCATCTGACCACACAACTTATTTTTTGCTCCATCTGAAATAAGTTTGAGCCCAAAGAACAAGCAGCTGGCAGCTTTTTTGCTTCCTCCCTGCTTAAAGAGTTTCGCGACAACTGATTTTCATGAATAGGATTCGTAATTTTAATTGAATTCTTACTTTGGCTAATGTACAGCAACAAGTAGAAATGACAGATTTCCGTTTTCATATGATCATTGTGACTATATAAAGCCttgaacatttaaataatgcacCAAAACTTggccaaaaaaaacaactggctGCAGATCTCTTTGCATATTCTCCTTAATCCCTCAGATAAGTTACTGTTTACCCTCTACAACAAGTGACAGAATCCAGTTCAGAACCAGACCCAAAGAAGGGTCTATCCGGACCACATTCATTTGAAACATTACTTTgacattgtgttttatcaggTATTGAAGAGGATGGAGCTCCAGACTCTGTGTAGTTCTGAAGCTGAAGAACTACTGCAATATATGGACAGcaaattagttttatatttagtAGCATTAGTAGGGGAAAAagtatagaaacacacacacacacagctaaggGAATGAAAAAGTGTCTAATCTCTAAGCTGAGGAAATAAAGGACAGGTTTTCCCAAAGTTATCTGAGCTGACTAAGTCTGCTGTCTGTTGTCAGGAATAGGTCAGGACTCTGCGGTGGTGGCTGAGAAAGATGTGGTACATCACTGTCCATGGTGATGTCCTACGATGACAATTGCTGgtattgtgtttattaaatttaaatttagtaatgctttgtaaaataatggaattatttattttagaatgTTATTAATGGTAAAAAATAACTGTGCcttaaattatataatataataaaattgtAAAGTCAAAGCCCAAGTTAAAATTTAAATCTGATTGGACAATCGGGCTGCCCAATGAAATTTTACTGTTCTTGTGAGTCTTATAACCCTTCAACCTTAGAAGCTGTTTGGAAAAACCCTGATGTGTGTTGTAGTGAAAGCTTTTTGATTGAGCTCTGTGTTTCTTGTTAAACCCTGACAGCTGGTAATGACTGGTTATGGTTGGAAATGTACTAATTGATATTTTGCTTTaagaagtcttttttttatgaagttATTCTTGCATTTTATAACTATGTCTTTACAAAATGCATCAATCAAAGTAACTGAATTTATCATTAGTGGTTTTGACACAATCAATAGTCCTTTGCTAGTTGGTGTGGTATTATTGCTCATCTATGTTGTGGCTGTTTTAGCCAATCTATTAAACATCCTCTTAATTATTTTTGACAAGAAATTGCACAAACCAATGTATCTTCTGATTTGTAACCTTGCTGTTGTTGATCTACTCTACTCCTCTAGTGCCAGTCCAACTATGATTGGGGTTTTGGTTATTGGTGTTAAAACTATATCCTATGCCCCAtgtttaattcaaatgtttttttttcatctggcAGGGGTGATGGAGATGTTTGCTTTAGCAGTTATGGCATTTGATCGACTGGTTGCTATTAGTTGTCCTTTTCATTATCACAgttatttaacaaacacacGTATTCTTGTTCTTACATATGTCGCATGGATTGTTGCCTGTGCTTTTTCGGCTGTTGGTCCTGCAACTGCGATTCCTCTCCCTTACTGTTATTCAGTGCTCAAGTACAATTTCTGTGACTATGCTGCTGTAATAAGAACCACATGTGTTGACCCAAACTACTATTTCAATATGGCTGCTATCATGAGATctttaatgttaattttcacttttatttttatttgcctGTCCTATGTGGGGATCATATATTTTGTGAAGTTATCTtcaaaaaatgagaaaatgaaaatgggcAGCACTTGTTTTAATCACTTGATAGTGGTAACATGTTATTACAGTCCAATACTTGTTATCTCTATCTTGACCAGGTTTGGTGTGGTATTAACTCTTGAAGCACGCAACGGCTTGTTAATCGGGTCCATCCTCGGCCCATCTCTAGTAAATCCTTTTGTGTACAGTCTtagaacaaaagaaattaaatgtaaGATTATTAAGATGTTCAGAAAAGGTTGACATCTCAGTAGATTCCCATTAACTGTAAATTTACCtagttatatattattttgtaagTATTATACTAATATGATCAAATTCATTAACCTACTCATTCTCTAAACTTTTTATTGAGGAGCCTATTTTAGTGAGCTAACACTGATAACAGTTCTGATCATCAGTTCTTTGCCATGAATTTGTTCATGTACCTGtgcttctttttctcatgtGAAGCATTTTGTAACACTTGTGCTCTCTGtataatttttttcatttattttttattatacatcATAGTACACCCTTTGAGATTTGGTCTATTGGTTGGTTAGAAAACACCTTTGAAGAATGCATCCTACctaacatttttttgttgttgttgtttttcatacatatatttatagaCAATGGCAAGAATAACAGACAGATGTAATTACTGATAAACcaacatgtaaatacatgttatataatatatacataaataatgtgtatatgtacagcGCTtatctttttccacattttgttacagccttattccaaaatatataattcattattttcctacAAACAATACTCaataattaaatctaaatattagCAGGATGTCAAGTTGTCCAGAGTCTCACAAGTCCACATCtctaaaatagatttttagtttttgattttaaataaatctgcaacCTTTTCTTAAGACGTGTTTTGACTTTGTCCTTGGGGGTAATTAATTGTAGAATCAGAGGCAAATATGGCAAATGTGTCAATTcgaaattatatatatttagagCATAAATACGTAAAAGGTTAAAATACTTTATGAAGCCACTGTTtgctcacatacttttttttctcatcacaACCAGAGGTAGGCAGAACCAGGCCCTATGGAAATGTCCGGGAGTCTTAGGCCGCCTGTTGACCAGTGGTCTACAATTCAATACTTGTAAATGCACTACATTCATATCAAAGCCTCAGATTTTACAAAAAGTGACATGCTTATAATTAAAATTTACTGTTATAGACTGaaatacactgaaatacacTGTTAAAGAATAACATCCACCTTCTCAACCACTGCAGGGAAATGCTATTTACACACAAATGAATGAgcaatgaaatattttttattttattcagaaCAGTTCCTTTGACTTAAATGTGGGCTCTAAATACATCATATTGCAATTTACATCTtgatttcaaataaacaaatgtctttataaCCCCTACAGTTATAGATAGGTGAAAGTATCAGTTTAAGATAGGTTAGGTTTAAGTTTCTTAATCATAACTattaatagttttgtttttttgtttatgaatttgattttatttcattttcattttgtcttctgGTTTTAaagtctgttgtttttaaatgcttttttatttaaattttgttttgtgctttaatgCCTATTGTTTTAATGCTTTAACTGTCTCTTTTTGCCTTTGTAAAGCACCTTGAATTGTCTTTGTGTATGAAATGtcctatataaataaaactgcctTGCCTTGCCTAAGATTAAATTCTTAATtctttttattaacatttaggTGACCAAATATTAAGGATACAAATTTAAAACATCTCTCTTTTCACAGCAGCCTCTGGATTTTTTTACTCATTGGCCCATTTGCAAAAATGCTACCTTaatgttttattgcttttgaaaagcagaaaatattgttgtatgttttatttttttgcataaaGAGGGGTAAAAGAGGGGCATTTATAAACCAAGTTACATCATGTGCACTATCCACACCTTTAGCTGTTGCCTTTGGAATGGCCAACAGCTCCATTAGATCTGCCCATATGACTGACTCATTCTtgtaaacataataataaagtaagTGCGCGTTGTTGCAGACCACCCAGAGTGCCCATGCTGACACAAGTCTaccacaaaaacattaaaaccacaaaatggTTTTAAAGTTTTGTCTGATTGATGTTTACTTAAATTAATCCTAATATCACAAactatacttttatttaagtgGATGTGAAACTGCGTCTTTTAATGAAGTATTTTTGCaatttaatgtaatgaatgaatTTCACTTGCAAACTTCTTACACATTAAAAAAGcttatttaaagtttaaatctgtttaaagCTGTTCATTACTTTAGCACAGCTAAATTCAAAGAgttattgttttttctgcatttcaaagaaatgattggctgctgcaggtaaATAAACAGCTACTTGTGTTTGACTttcttgtttgattttcatGGTTAATAAAAAGTTTCAAACTTAAAATGCAGCTTAGGGTAACTAACTCTACTAAGCTGTCAGtgttacaaaacaaaagtgtttaCTTCATAGTGTCACAATTGTGTCACCAAACCCTCTGAGATTCATTACCAGTACCAAGCACTGAGGACGGATCACTCCAGAGGGCTGAGCGTGACACCTCCTTCCCAACAACACTTTGTAAACAGAGAAGTAATTAACCTAATGAGcaaagtgaaacacagaaacagtaacCAAGCATCAGTAACTATGACACAAAACATAGTTGAACCTGGTCTATTGACAAAGTTCAGTGGGAGAAGAAATCCTCAGATGAGTAAGTGAGttaacacaacaacagcaaactaataaactaaagcACAAAGTTATACAGTTGAACAGTGAATACTGCTTGATATGATTCTCTTCATTTGAAAATTGCTTTTATTCAACAAGGCACATATCCCTTTGTTCTATCAGAAAGGGTTTCATCTCTCCACCCCCACTGAtaatcacacacatcacaaacatactgtattcaaATAGAAAATTACATATATTACATGATAAAACTTATATAAAGCTATAAACAGACTATtggtaatttaaataaatgaaggaggaggttggGGAGAAGCCACATTTGATGAGAGTGTATCAATACACTGCCACATTAAGTGAAATCATTGTGGATACAACCACAATGACTGTGAGCTAAGCAGCGGTTCATATGTGGTCTTGACGGCATTAACTCTCTCAcctgattctctctctctctctctctttctgtcatcctgaactctccttctcttctcatACTTTCGCCCTCTTTGTGCTGTATTTATAACCTAATAAGAGGATCAATTCTTTTCTATTCGTTTATAAGATCATTCTAATTGAATATTAGGCTGTGGTGTGCAGTGCACTCACTTCTGATCTTTCTCTCTGATTTGCACTTGTCtgttttgcatgtgtctgtataTCCAGCTATGAACAAACATACAATTCCTATGAGTGAGGGTTTGTTCCAGTGCTTCAATTCAATCCAAATAGTTGATGTTGTCTAAAGGAACAAGTAGCTAGTTTAGCATATTACTCACTGTTATctttttgaaaaaataaataatagataaataaGTTTTCCTGGttggaaaaagagagaattaCAAAACATCGGTGAAAAGCTTGGCATGAAGCTGTTTACTGCAGAGtccatttttttaatgtgtagtgAATTAGTGCGATTTGATCCTAAACTGgttttcaaattattattataaaaatcaTGTCATATTTAGCCACAACTTCTGAtcgatgtaaaaaaaaaactgaattattttcacattataaaGAAACTTAACTGCAGTGCTTTGTGACACtatatgtcatttttatttcctttccatTTGAAGATAATTCAGTTCATCAATTAGCATCATTACATGTCAAGCGTGAAAGCTAGCAAACTACATCTGCATTGAGCTATAACCTCACAGACACAATAATATCAAACAATTTCATTCAACTGTGAAATTGACTCAGCAGTTTTGTTGTTGCCAACATTTCTACTTATTTGCGGTTTTATTCTGCATCATGACCCCCGTATCTTTTATTTGCTGTTACACCTGTAATAAATTAACTGTCCTGTGTCTTTAACAGATAAATTGGCAAAATctaatgttaataaatgaataaaaaataaaaggtgtgTGCTTGGGCATCCATAAAAAGAATCTAAGATTACAGATGACTTCATTGATGCCTCATTAATGATATtgaatgttaaatataattacttaattttacatttagtgaaGCCCATGTGCTGTTAAACTGCTCCCATTTTACTTTTCAACAGATGTTGTGGTACCTGCCATGTAAAAATTCTCCCTTATCTGTagatttcacctttttttttaattcctttacatttgtgctttacacttaatttctcttttaaatACCTAAATCGTTCTTACTTACTGTGATTTTAATTATGTGTATCCATTCATAAATAAGGAGAAATGTCTTAGCTGGCAGTTTACACAATAAGATTAAATTCTTAACCTctagttgtagtagtagtacttgTTTGAACTAGAGGTGTATATCAACTTTGGAGCCTAAAGTTATACTGGCAGgtgtttctaataataaaaaatatatattctattttgttttatatggTTTCTGCCTTCTCTGTATTTAACACAAGAGGGCAGCAAATCAAACACAACAGGTCCACATAATGTTCTCCAATTTACATGAAGTTAAttagttttcagtttaaaatacaaggaatttatttttttatttacttaagaTACAGTGTATACACTTTTGATTATATAAATACTTATCTGATCTGGTTAATAGCAAAATTAATCTTTCCCCCTGATATGTAATACAGTGAAAGAGAGCACcaggttgtttgtgtctctgactAAGTCTCTGACTTACACCTCAAAAGACACTAGATGGCATCaattcacacaaaataaaacatatccaTTGAGTTTTAATGTTGAAAGATGGAGATCTGGTCCTTGTCTCTGGTGgggggtttttttgttgttgttgtttttttctggtggTGTGAATAGGTTTATAGTGTTCTGATGGCGCCCTCTGCTGTATTTGTATTGTCAATACATACTGTAGTATGATTCAGATGTGATGTCACTGCATAAAACTTCAAGCTGCTAATAACAGACAATCCTCACAACCTGTTTACTATTAActtaattaaatgatttaaaatatgatgtatttcatttcatgtgcaGTCAAATATAACATGCATGATTAAGATAATGTGTTGTAATGTTGCATAGCCAACCACACAGAGGTCACTTCAATTCAGCCCTTTAACTTTATTAATTCCACTGCAGCTGGAgcaagacacacatacacacaatattaaataaacacacatacaacacacatataaacatatacatatatttatatatacatacatatacatacacacacacacacacatatatatagacctgtttttctttattactgtTTATGTGCTTTTCATTATGTGTTATTGTTTGTAACAGCATCACATTGAGCTCTACTGCAATTTGTTTTGTGAGTAAATAGTAGTATTACTAAGTTAGTATGTCTACATTTAGACAAATCATATTTCTACATATTAAGTACTGTATCTAAAACCTGTCTTTAAACTATTAATTCAATATGTTTTCACACATCATATCACAGTTAATTCTGCCGCTAAAGTACAAACACTGGggatttatttgtaaaaatatttataccAAGTGATTAGCCTCATTTGCAATTGAGTAATTTGTAATAGATTTTATACCCACAGTTGTATAATGGGAATAAAGCTATAATAATATATGTGCTCAAAATGGCAccttgattatttattatttataagaTTATAGAGAATTATGCCAACGTTTAGCTtgctgcaaagaaaataaaaattaaaacagaggtATTTTGTGTCTAAAAATGGACACTATTTTTTCTCTAATTTCTTTAGTTTTCAAGCCGTAGATGATTGGATTTACTGTTGGGGGGAAAATGAATGCTGATATTGCGATTAATCTCCTTAAATGTGGTGAAATGTTCTGTATTCTGTATGAGATGATCGTGAAAAGACCCAGGCAATCCATCAGGAGAAAAACAATTAGATGTGTGGCACACGTCTGCAGAGCTTTAGATTTTGTTTCTGGTCTTTTGGATGTGTAGCATGCAACAAGTATTTGGAGATATGTGTACAAAAACATTCCATTAACCATCACTTGTGTAAGAGCGCTTATAAAAAGCCCATAAATGTTATTGACCGTTGTGTTGGCACAAACCAGAGCCAGCAAAGATGGATTATCACAGTAGAGGTTTGTTATCACAGATCGACAGCGGGTTAAACGCAGAAGCAGAATAAACAGCACACCAataataactacattaaacatcCATACAGCCGTGATTACTCTCATAACGTGAGCATTAGTCATAACAGTGTTGTATTTCAAAGGCAAACATATGGCAATGTACCTGTCGTATGCCATAGCAGTCAGAATGAGCACTGCACCTGCTGCATAGATGTGGGCAAAAAAAGCTTGGGCGACACAAGCTGAATAGTTCATTGTGCGGCTGTTTGTCAGTATTT
It encodes:
- the LOC113171060 gene encoding olfactory receptor 52K2-like, which translates into the protein MDIVYNTSSDLALTGFDLSPESVAPVFLFATLSYMIILFSNLILILTIVLNKSLHQPMHLILVNLPINDIIGSSAVFPQLIKEILTNSRTMNYSACVAQAFFAHIYAAGAVLILTAMAYDRYIAICLPLKYNTVMTNAHVMRVITAVWMFNVVIIGVLFILLLRLTRCRSVITNLYCDNPSLLALVCANTTVNNIYGLFISALTQVMVNGMFLYTYLQILVACYTSKRPETKSKALQTCATHLIVFLLMDCLGLFTIISYRIQNISPHLRRLIAISAFIFPPTVNPIIYGLKTKEIREKIVSIFRHKIPLF
- the LOC113171048 gene encoding olfactory receptor 4D1-like, with the translated sequence MSLQNASIKVTEFIISGFDTINSPLLVGVVLLLIYVVAVLANLLNILLIIFDKKLHKPMYLLICNLAVVDLLYSSSASPTMIGVLVIGVKTISYAPCLIQMFFFHLAGVMEMFALAVMAFDRLVAISCPFHYHSYLTNTRILVLTYVAWIVACAFSAVGPATAIPLPYCYSVLKYNFCDYAAVIRTTCVDPNYYFNMAAIMRSLMLIFTFIFICLSYVGIIYFVKLSSKNEKMKMGSTCFNHLIVVTCYYSPILVISILTRFGVVLTLEARNGLLIGSILGPSLVNPFVYSLRTKEIKCKIIKMFRKG
- the LOC113171041 gene encoding olfactory receptor 4D11-like, coding for MSLQNDSIQITEFIIGGLDTTKSPFLVGMVVLIIYVVGILANLVNILVIIYDKRLHKPMYLLICNLAVVDIMFTSSASPTIIRVLVASVKTISYVPCLIQMFVFQLGWVMEMFALAVMAFDRLIAVSRPFHYHSYLTNSRTLVLTYILWIVACGFVTIFPATVIPLPHCYTVLKYAYCDYAAVIRTTCVDPNYYFNMVAIILFFLLFFTFGFISLSYVGIIFFVKLSSNNEKKKIGSTCLSHLIVVTCYYFPVFVLVVLTRLGLVLTLEARNGLMIGSILGPSLVNPFVYCLRTKEIKNRIFQMF